A single Hippocampus zosterae strain Florida chromosome 19, ASM2543408v3, whole genome shotgun sequence DNA region contains:
- the angel2 gene encoding protein angel homolog 2 isoform X2: MHKYRIMFLGQLSGIGSGLLPQHLSACRLILVCLTSPRWLSTYPALMMDHEPPSKRSRSAEEKRSVKDTDANRGGGPGLRGGSRPRDTSRPGKVLSGDFKSKHVARTMRDMSECKEEMLGTSSKDAVGEPPPPGTESPDLQAPMRGWESLLPRWWEGSPACATAMAPHRGGRALDLSVMSYNILSQELLRANGYLYTHCPPAALRWSYRLRNLLAELRHYDADVLCLQEVQEDHFENQIRPALHTQGYECVYKKRTGKKPDGCVVAFKTSRLCLLASKPVEFLRPGDALLDRDNVGLVVLLRPAGAGVDASDVLCVANTHLLYNPRRGDVKLAQLAILLAEIGRLSRLSNGTAHPVLLCGDFNSTPWSPLATFLTNGRLDYRHLPISTVSGQEYGSRGQRLLESPIWSPALGINQRCQYESTSASVTPSHSCGAAAVEREISELTVQEVAQPTDADKALNSWRLEHVVPLRSCYPPCLPPDGRAAVTTCHSRCAMMVDYILYTPCESLPGGRGLQLLGRLSLVGQPELEEVNGLPNVRHSSDHLPLLARFRWMVGERS; encoded by the exons ATGCACAAATA CCGCATTATGTTTCTTGGCCAGTTGAGCGGCATTGGCAGCGGCCTCCTTCCTCAACATCTGTCCGCCTGCCGGCTGATCCTCGTCTGCCTCACAAGTCCTCGCTGGCTGTCCACCTACCCTGCCCTCATGATGGACCACGAGCCTCCTTCCAAACGCAGTCGGAGCGCGGAGGAGAAGAGGAGCGTCAAAGACACGGATGCAAACAGAGGAGGAGGCCCCGGCTTAAGGGGGGGTTCTCGCCCGAGAGACACGAGCCGCCCTGGAAAAGTTTTGAGCGGAGATTTTAAAAGCAAGCACGTAGCAAGGACTATGAGGGACATGAGTGAGTGCAAAGAGGAGATGCTCGGAACATCCTCCAAGGATGCTGTCGGGGAGCCCCCTCCACCGGGAACTGAATCACCTGACCTTCAAGCTCCAATGCGAG GTTGGGAGTCGCTGCTGCCCAGATGGTGGGAAGGGTCGCCAGCTTGCGCCACGGCAATGGCGCCACACAGGGGTGGCAGAGCATTGGACTTGTCAGTGATGTCATACAACATCCTGTCGCAGGAGTTGCTGCGAGCCAACGGCTACTTGTACACTCactgcccgcccgccgccctgCGCTGGTCCTACCGGCTGCGCAATCTATTGGCTGAACTGCGCCACTACGATGCTGAC GTGCTGTGCCTTCAGGAAGTTCAGGAAGACCACTTTGAAAATCAGATACGGCCGGCGCTACACACACAAG GTTACGAGTGCGTGTACAAGAAGCGCACGGGCAAGAAGCCAGACGGCTGCGTCGTGGCCTTCAAGACCTCGCGCCTGTGCCTGCTCGCATCCAAACCTGTTGAGTTCTTACGGCCGGGCGACGCCCTCCTGGACCGCGACAACGTGGGATTGGTGGTCCTGCTGCGGCCGGCGGGCGCCGGCGTGGATGCCAGCGACGTTTTGTGCGTGGCCAACACGCACCTTCTGTACAACCCGCGCCGGGGCGACGTCAAGCTGGCCCAGCTGGCCATACTATTGGCCGAGATTGGCCGCTTGTCCCGCCTCTCGAATGGCACCGCCCACCCCGTGCTTCTGTGCGGGGACTTCAACTCCACGCCGTGGAGTCCGCTCGCCACCTTTCTCACCAACGGACGACTTGACTACCGCCACCTTCCCATCAGCACG GTGTCCGGTCAGGAGTATGGTTCTCGTGGCCAGCGACTGTTGGAGAGTCCCATCTGGTCTCCCGCTTTGGGCATCAACCAGCGATGCCAGTACGAGAGCACCAGCGCCTCCGTCACGCCCTCGCACTCCTgcggtgccgccgccg TTGAACGAGAAATCTCCGAGCTGACTGTGCAAGAAGTCGCCCAACCAACAGACGCCGATAAAGCTTTGAACAG TTGGCGTCTGGAGCATGTCGTGCCGCTGCGCTCGTGCTACCCGCCTTGCCTGCCGCCGGACGGGCGAGCTGCCGTCACCACGTGCCACTCACGCTGCGCCATGATGGTGGACTACATCCTGTACACGCCATGCG AGTCGCTTCCAGGCGGGCGCGGCCTCCAGCTGCTGGgcaggctgtcattggtgggCCAGCCCGAGTTGGAGGAAGTGAACGGCCTGCCCAACGTTCGGCACTCGTCAGACCACCTCCCGCTACTTGCTCGCTTTCGATGGATGGTCGGCGAGCGCTCGTGA
- the angel2 gene encoding protein angel homolog 2 isoform X3, which translates to MFLGQLSGIGSGLLPQHLSACRLILVCLTSPRWLSTYPALMMDHEPPSKRSRSAEEKRSVKDTDANRGGGPGLRGGSRPRDTSRPGKVLSGDFKSKHVARTMRDMSECKEEMLGTSSKDAVGEPPPPGTESPDLQAPMRGWESLLPRWWEGSPACATAMAPHRGGRALDLSVMSYNILSQELLRANGYLYTHCPPAALRWSYRLRNLLAELRHYDADVLCLQEVQEDHFENQIRPALHTQGYECVYKKRTGKKPDGCVVAFKTSRLCLLASKPVEFLRPGDALLDRDNVGLVVLLRPAGAGVDASDVLCVANTHLLYNPRRGDVKLAQLAILLAEIGRLSRLSNGTAHPVLLCGDFNSTPWSPLATFLTNGRLDYRHLPISTVSGQEYGSRGQRLLESPIWSPALGINQRCQYESTSASVTPSHSCGAAAVEREISELTVQEVAQPTDADKALNSSWRLEHVVPLRSCYPPCLPPDGRAAVTTCHSRCAMMVDYILYTPCESLPGGRGLQLLGRLSLVGQPELEEVNGLPNVRHSSDHLPLLARFRWMVGERS; encoded by the exons ATGTTTCTTGGCCAGTTGAGCGGCATTGGCAGCGGCCTCCTTCCTCAACATCTGTCCGCCTGCCGGCTGATCCTCGTCTGCCTCACAAGTCCTCGCTGGCTGTCCACCTACCCTGCCCTCATGATGGACCACGAGCCTCCTTCCAAACGCAGTCGGAGCGCGGAGGAGAAGAGGAGCGTCAAAGACACGGATGCAAACAGAGGAGGAGGCCCCGGCTTAAGGGGGGGTTCTCGCCCGAGAGACACGAGCCGCCCTGGAAAAGTTTTGAGCGGAGATTTTAAAAGCAAGCACGTAGCAAGGACTATGAGGGACATGAGTGAGTGCAAAGAGGAGATGCTCGGAACATCCTCCAAGGATGCTGTCGGGGAGCCCCCTCCACCGGGAACTGAATCACCTGACCTTCAAGCTCCAATGCGAG GTTGGGAGTCGCTGCTGCCCAGATGGTGGGAAGGGTCGCCAGCTTGCGCCACGGCAATGGCGCCACACAGGGGTGGCAGAGCATTGGACTTGTCAGTGATGTCATACAACATCCTGTCGCAGGAGTTGCTGCGAGCCAACGGCTACTTGTACACTCactgcccgcccgccgccctgCGCTGGTCCTACCGGCTGCGCAATCTATTGGCTGAACTGCGCCACTACGATGCTGAC GTGCTGTGCCTTCAGGAAGTTCAGGAAGACCACTTTGAAAATCAGATACGGCCGGCGCTACACACACAAG GTTACGAGTGCGTGTACAAGAAGCGCACGGGCAAGAAGCCAGACGGCTGCGTCGTGGCCTTCAAGACCTCGCGCCTGTGCCTGCTCGCATCCAAACCTGTTGAGTTCTTACGGCCGGGCGACGCCCTCCTGGACCGCGACAACGTGGGATTGGTGGTCCTGCTGCGGCCGGCGGGCGCCGGCGTGGATGCCAGCGACGTTTTGTGCGTGGCCAACACGCACCTTCTGTACAACCCGCGCCGGGGCGACGTCAAGCTGGCCCAGCTGGCCATACTATTGGCCGAGATTGGCCGCTTGTCCCGCCTCTCGAATGGCACCGCCCACCCCGTGCTTCTGTGCGGGGACTTCAACTCCACGCCGTGGAGTCCGCTCGCCACCTTTCTCACCAACGGACGACTTGACTACCGCCACCTTCCCATCAGCACG GTGTCCGGTCAGGAGTATGGTTCTCGTGGCCAGCGACTGTTGGAGAGTCCCATCTGGTCTCCCGCTTTGGGCATCAACCAGCGATGCCAGTACGAGAGCACCAGCGCCTCCGTCACGCCCTCGCACTCCTgcggtgccgccgccg TTGAACGAGAAATCTCCGAGCTGACTGTGCAAGAAGTCGCCCAACCAACAGACGCCGATAAAGCTTTGAACAG CAGTTGGCGTCTGGAGCATGTCGTGCCGCTGCGCTCGTGCTACCCGCCTTGCCTGCCGCCGGACGGGCGAGCTGCCGTCACCACGTGCCACTCACGCTGCGCCATGATGGTGGACTACATCCTGTACACGCCATGCG AGTCGCTTCCAGGCGGGCGCGGCCTCCAGCTGCTGGgcaggctgtcattggtgggCCAGCCCGAGTTGGAGGAAGTGAACGGCCTGCCCAACGTTCGGCACTCGTCAGACCACCTCCCGCTACTTGCTCGCTTTCGATGGATGGTCGGCGAGCGCTCGTGA
- the angel2 gene encoding protein angel homolog 2 isoform X1: MHKYRIMFLGQLSGIGSGLLPQHLSACRLILVCLTSPRWLSTYPALMMDHEPPSKRSRSAEEKRSVKDTDANRGGGPGLRGGSRPRDTSRPGKVLSGDFKSKHVARTMRDMSECKEEMLGTSSKDAVGEPPPPGTESPDLQAPMRGWESLLPRWWEGSPACATAMAPHRGGRALDLSVMSYNILSQELLRANGYLYTHCPPAALRWSYRLRNLLAELRHYDADVLCLQEVQEDHFENQIRPALHTQGYECVYKKRTGKKPDGCVVAFKTSRLCLLASKPVEFLRPGDALLDRDNVGLVVLLRPAGAGVDASDVLCVANTHLLYNPRRGDVKLAQLAILLAEIGRLSRLSNGTAHPVLLCGDFNSTPWSPLATFLTNGRLDYRHLPISTVSGQEYGSRGQRLLESPIWSPALGINQRCQYESTSASVTPSHSCGAAAVEREISELTVQEVAQPTDADKALNSSWRLEHVVPLRSCYPPCLPPDGRAAVTTCHSRCAMMVDYILYTPCESLPGGRGLQLLGRLSLVGQPELEEVNGLPNVRHSSDHLPLLARFRWMVGERS; the protein is encoded by the exons ATGCACAAATA CCGCATTATGTTTCTTGGCCAGTTGAGCGGCATTGGCAGCGGCCTCCTTCCTCAACATCTGTCCGCCTGCCGGCTGATCCTCGTCTGCCTCACAAGTCCTCGCTGGCTGTCCACCTACCCTGCCCTCATGATGGACCACGAGCCTCCTTCCAAACGCAGTCGGAGCGCGGAGGAGAAGAGGAGCGTCAAAGACACGGATGCAAACAGAGGAGGAGGCCCCGGCTTAAGGGGGGGTTCTCGCCCGAGAGACACGAGCCGCCCTGGAAAAGTTTTGAGCGGAGATTTTAAAAGCAAGCACGTAGCAAGGACTATGAGGGACATGAGTGAGTGCAAAGAGGAGATGCTCGGAACATCCTCCAAGGATGCTGTCGGGGAGCCCCCTCCACCGGGAACTGAATCACCTGACCTTCAAGCTCCAATGCGAG GTTGGGAGTCGCTGCTGCCCAGATGGTGGGAAGGGTCGCCAGCTTGCGCCACGGCAATGGCGCCACACAGGGGTGGCAGAGCATTGGACTTGTCAGTGATGTCATACAACATCCTGTCGCAGGAGTTGCTGCGAGCCAACGGCTACTTGTACACTCactgcccgcccgccgccctgCGCTGGTCCTACCGGCTGCGCAATCTATTGGCTGAACTGCGCCACTACGATGCTGAC GTGCTGTGCCTTCAGGAAGTTCAGGAAGACCACTTTGAAAATCAGATACGGCCGGCGCTACACACACAAG GTTACGAGTGCGTGTACAAGAAGCGCACGGGCAAGAAGCCAGACGGCTGCGTCGTGGCCTTCAAGACCTCGCGCCTGTGCCTGCTCGCATCCAAACCTGTTGAGTTCTTACGGCCGGGCGACGCCCTCCTGGACCGCGACAACGTGGGATTGGTGGTCCTGCTGCGGCCGGCGGGCGCCGGCGTGGATGCCAGCGACGTTTTGTGCGTGGCCAACACGCACCTTCTGTACAACCCGCGCCGGGGCGACGTCAAGCTGGCCCAGCTGGCCATACTATTGGCCGAGATTGGCCGCTTGTCCCGCCTCTCGAATGGCACCGCCCACCCCGTGCTTCTGTGCGGGGACTTCAACTCCACGCCGTGGAGTCCGCTCGCCACCTTTCTCACCAACGGACGACTTGACTACCGCCACCTTCCCATCAGCACG GTGTCCGGTCAGGAGTATGGTTCTCGTGGCCAGCGACTGTTGGAGAGTCCCATCTGGTCTCCCGCTTTGGGCATCAACCAGCGATGCCAGTACGAGAGCACCAGCGCCTCCGTCACGCCCTCGCACTCCTgcggtgccgccgccg TTGAACGAGAAATCTCCGAGCTGACTGTGCAAGAAGTCGCCCAACCAACAGACGCCGATAAAGCTTTGAACAG CAGTTGGCGTCTGGAGCATGTCGTGCCGCTGCGCTCGTGCTACCCGCCTTGCCTGCCGCCGGACGGGCGAGCTGCCGTCACCACGTGCCACTCACGCTGCGCCATGATGGTGGACTACATCCTGTACACGCCATGCG AGTCGCTTCCAGGCGGGCGCGGCCTCCAGCTGCTGGgcaggctgtcattggtgggCCAGCCCGAGTTGGAGGAAGTGAACGGCCTGCCCAACGTTCGGCACTCGTCAGACCACCTCCCGCTACTTGCTCGCTTTCGATGGATGGTCGGCGAGCGCTCGTGA
- the LOC127591921 gene encoding phospholipase A and acyltransferase 1-like: protein MHLSVPKPELHTYTLQIHTHANTRPFQTRTSQPQGKLSEESRMDLEAQIEEIASSAQFGDLIEFSYPIGYSHWGVYDDDKHVIHFAVADQGQLMNNFRTSLQTVFPLCGDLLLGTTRIRRVPLSEVNVPSGVHILISNNRHAYKPSSPEEMRRRRDALEDEELTYNLFWLNCEHFATFVRYGKAVCNQIPTKPKNVETKSATKAFKEIVDAKYPNKDPS from the exons ATGCATTTGTCAGTGCCCAAACCTGAATTGCACACTTACACTctgcaaatacacacacacgccaacACACGCCCTTTTCAAACACGCACAAGTCAACCTCAAGGTAAGCTGTCAGAGGAGTCCAGGATGGACCTCGAGGCGCAG ATCGAGGAGATCGCGTCATCAGCCCAATTCGGAGACCTGATTGAGTTCTCGTACCCGATCGGCTACTCGCACTGGGGCGTGTACGATGACGACAAGCATGTGATCCACTTCGCTGTGGCGG ACCAGGGCCAGCTCATGAACAACTTCCGCACCTCTCTCCAAACCGTGTTCCCCCTTTGTGGCGACCTGCTGCTGGGCACCACTCGCATTCGTCGGGTGCCGCTGTCCGAGGTCAACGTCCCCAGTGGCGTCCACATCCTGATCAGCAACAACCGTCACGCTTACAAGCCGTCCTCCCCTGAGGAGATGAGGCGGCGACGCGACGCCCTGGAGGATGAGGAGCTCACCTACAATCTCTTCTGGCTTAATTGCGAACACTTCGCCACATTCGTGCGCTACGGGAAAGCCGTCTGCAACCAG ATTCCCACCAAACCCAAAAACGTCGAGACCAAGTCCGCCACCAAAGCCTTCAAGGAGATCGTTGATGCCAAATACCCAAACAAAGACCCTTcctag